TGGTTTTTGCTTCTTCCTGTTTTACACTTAGAATAGCAGCCAATTCCGGCGGATCAATTTTTAAGAGAATTTCAATATAGCGGACCGTTTGATATAAATTTTCGACATAGCTTTCAGCCTGTGCGTAATGACTTGATTTTAAATAGCCATAAATAGCTGAAAGGTGATTATAGATATCATGCCGTTCAACCTGTAATCGCAAATTCAAATTATGCCTCTCTCTGACATGACGTAATTCTGTTGCTAGCCTGGCCTCCCGTTCTGTGACCCGCTGCAAGTAACCGGCTACAAAAATAGTAGCTACCGTTGAAACCATTAGGACAGCGCTGCTAATTTGTACCAAAGTATCAAGGGTAAAGCTGTAGTATAAGCCCGAGGTATAGATGTTAAAACTGATCTTCAATAATGCCAGCATTAAAGCTTGTACAAGGCATAACAAAAAAAGGCCTGTTTGGCTAAGCAACTGCCTTTTTTCCCCTTTTGCCCCATTGTTCGCTTCGATTAGTCGTATAATCAGTGGCAACCGCCATTGGCGTTTGATAAAAATGAGGGTTAAGGCTGCCAATAAAAGTAAATGTGGCAAAGGAAATAGAATTCGAAGCAAAGGATCAGAGATAATTTGTTCTAGTTTAAAAGAAAAAATCCAAGCCAAAAAAGGAACGGAAATACCCTCTGCCAATCCCAAGATTGCACTTACCAGCACCATAATGGTTAAAGCTGCACGCCAAGGTAATTTTAAAAAAAGGTTTAAAAAAATAACCATCAATATTACCTGTAAGATGGAATGGATGCCAAAAACCATTGGTATTGAACGGACAACAAAAGAAAACAGGGAAGTTAACAAAGAAAGAGTTATAACAAACAGAGGAGATTCCTTTTTGCCTATTAGAGCCAGTACCATATAATATAAAACTAAACTCTCAGGAAGAGATTCGCCCAAAAAGGGTATCAGTGGCATTAGATCCATTACCATTACCCCCTTAAGACGTTAAGGTCGGAATACGACATCAAATCTTGTATTCGGTCACGGCTAAGCAATGCCTTACCTTGACAATTTTTAAATCTAACCTCGTAATACGAGGAATTGGGGTAATTGACTATTCGTTCAATCCAGTCAGTGTTAATGATATAAGATTTGTGGGAGCGAAAAAAACCATTCCCTAAGTGTTGTTCCAACTCCTGCAGAGTTTCCCGCGTCTTAAATTTGCCATCGCTGCAGTAAATAAAAGTATGACGACCAGCTTTCTCTATGTAAAAAATCTCATTAAGTTTCACAAAGACCCGTTCATTGCCCAAGTTTATAGAAATTCTGGCTGTTTGCAAATTCAAGTTTGATGGATTATTCTTCTGAATTTTTAGCATTTGCTGAATACGCCGGAAAGTTGTTTTTACTCGTTCTTGATCAATAGGTTTCAAAATATAATCTGAAGCATAAAGTCTAAAAGCATCTAGGGAATATTCTTGATGGGCGGTGATAAAAACTACAGCTAAATCGGGTTTTATTTCTCTCAGGTTTTCAGCTAACTCTATCCCAATCATATCAGGCAGTTCGATATCCAAGAAAGCTACGTCCGGGCTTTTCTCTTTGACAAGCTTTATTGCATCAATGGCATTTTTCGCTGTTCCTACAACCAGAGCATCTTCAAGTTCGCTAAGAAATGAGCCGAGCAATAATAAAACTCCTTGTTCATCGTCTGCCATGACAATCTTAACCGGCAAAATTAATCACTTCCTTCCTTGGTATCTAATCCAAAAAACTGATCGAGTTTTCCCGATACTAAAAGCAACCCTACATGGTAGTTAAAACGGCAAGATGATACATCACCTATAAATAAACAAGGCCACTGATGTTGTAAATAGCAACAGTGAGCCTAATTCAACAACCTAGCTATCATTGAGATATTATTACTCGTTTTACATACACCCGCAGCTTTGTGTCCGTTTTTCAACAAGTTTACCTTTTTTAATTCATTTTGTTTGGTATTTATTAGTTATTATACTAAAATTTTCAGCTAAAGACTAGTTTAATCTTGTCAATCAATATCCTTCTTCCTTTATCCCAGACAAACCGTAAGCGTCAAATAAGACAGTGTATGGAAACTTCCCTAATTGTTTGAGACAATACTCTAAATTAGACTAGAGTTTTTCGACCATGGTCGAAAAACTCCCAAGAGAGGTTTAGAGTTGAATACCAGGGCAATCACCCACCAGTATCGACTAAATCAGTGGAATGGAGATCATCCGTGGGGTGAGCCGTCCGGCGCATGGCAAATAAGTCCTCATCGGAAATGGTGTTTATGACCAGGGGGCCGGCGGTAAATGCTAGTACAATTAATACTCAACAGTTCTGTCTGACGCTTGATGCTGTTGTGAGGACTTGCATCATTAAAACTATAGTTTTGGCCTAATCAAGGCTCCTAAGAATACTCAATTACTCAAATAATATTGAGTTATCCGCAATTGATGTGTGCCTACGCATTTTGAAGTTATCACTTATGGATAAGTCTTCAAACCCTCATGCAAGGTCATGACTTCCGGAAAGTTAA
The genomic region above belongs to Phosphitispora fastidiosa and contains:
- a CDS encoding sensor histidine kinase codes for the protein MDLMPLIPFLGESLPESLVLYYMVLALIGKKESPLFVITLSLLTSLFSFVVRSIPMVFGIHSILQVILMVIFLNLFLKLPWRAALTIMVLVSAILGLAEGISVPFLAWIFSFKLEQIISDPLLRILFPLPHLLLLAALTLIFIKRQWRLPLIIRLIEANNGAKGEKRQLLSQTGLFLLCLVQALMLALLKISFNIYTSGLYYSFTLDTLVQISSAVLMVSTVATIFVAGYLQRVTEREARLATELRHVRERHNLNLRLQVERHDIYNHLSAIYGYLKSSHYAQAESYVENLYQTVRYIEILLKIDPPELAAILSVKQEEAKTKGVEFHWQVKMEGNSLPLSPEDLTHLVGNLMDNALEAAKANCSPRVDLTLICNKFGLQVNVANNGAPIPRDIRHSIFAAGYTTKDTNHHSGLGLFIIKQIIDRHGGRLELKEPENYPGVEFKIYIPWSSYMD
- a CDS encoding LytR/AlgR family response regulator transcription factor — translated: MPVKIVMADDEQGVLLLLGSFLSELEDALVVGTAKNAIDAIKLVKEKSPDVAFLDIELPDMIGIELAENLREIKPDLAVVFITAHQEYSLDAFRLYASDYILKPIDQERVKTTFRRIQQMLKIQKNNPSNLNLQTARISINLGNERVFVKLNEIFYIEKAGRHTFIYCSDGKFKTRETLQELEQHLGNGFFRSHKSYIINTDWIERIVNYPNSSYYEVRFKNCQGKALLSRDRIQDLMSYSDLNVLRG